One part of the Chryseobacterium mulctrae genome encodes these proteins:
- a CDS encoding IS3 family transposase: protein MAENLLQRDFSADSLSQKWVGDITYIHTGKGWLYLTTVIDLEDRKVIGWSLSTDMTAKNTSVEAIKMGIVNRGVKGGLIFHSDRGIQYACDEFSEVIVENKILQSISRKANCWDNAVAESFFKTLKAEMVYQRKFMDQQAAKLEVFGYIEGFYNTKRTHSALGCKTPKQIEEMLLDKERLAA, encoded by the coding sequence ATAGCTGAAAATCTCCTCCAAAGAGATTTTTCAGCGGATTCCCTCTCGCAAAAATGGGTTGGAGACATCACTTACATCCATACTGGCAAAGGTTGGCTCTATCTAACAACAGTCATCGATCTTGAGGACAGAAAAGTCATCGGATGGTCTTTGAGTACCGATATGACTGCTAAAAACACTTCTGTAGAAGCCATCAAAATGGGTATTGTAAACCGGGGTGTCAAAGGTGGGCTTATTTTCCATTCGGATAGAGGGATCCAATATGCCTGCGATGAATTCAGCGAGGTAATTGTAGAAAACAAGATACTTCAAAGCATTAGCAGGAAGGCGAATTGTTGGGACAATGCAGTGGCTGAGAGCTTTTTCAAGACGTTAAAGGCGGAAATGGTTTATCAGAGGAAATTCATGGATCAGCAGGCGGCTAAATTAGAGGTTTTTGGATATATTGAGGGATTTTATAATACCAAAAGAACACATTCTGCACTGGGGTGTAAAACCCCCAAGCAGATCGAAGAGATGCTGCTGGATAAAGAAAGATTGGCAGCATAA
- a CDS encoding ABC transporter permease/M1 family aminopeptidase, translated as MFKELFSFELRNGFKKWSTQIYFLVFLTLGVLVGLGTTGAFDTSTSDSILIKNSSLAIAKLIVGMSGNIMVLINGVMMISIMATAIQKDYAYNFHGLLYTTPITKSGYFFGRFLANFLISVYVFSGTLIGYFFGTLYGLGTPQLGPIDIFNYLLPFLIFTVVNTLIIGSVFFALTTFTRSTLSSYLFCIILLLLSILSDSILSDIQNKNLASLIDPFGSFALRQTTEYWTPFEQNENAVPFSGILLWNRLLWLGIACLCVGFTYFKFDFNQFLQPFSLFKKKKSNSAEVIYSNSGKSLQEILTVQKDFGWIAKLKELFYLSFFEVKRIVYTPFFGIISFIFGVMLIVLSNFMKSMYDAEAIPVTFLLAELAEEGLSFFLLLLIVLFSGNIVWRERENKIDELIGVSTVSNFNLMFSKFLGMVWMVVIMQIFSNLICIGIQFYKGFYDVEPLIYLKFNLYNLPYYLVLIGFSLFVQLIVNNKYFGFFLAIFPVVFLPILYNYLEIDGILYSFNSNGSQLPYSALNGFGQVLYSYFIVKSYWILMMLFLLFIALIAFPRGKEKGLSKKYLLSKASFKLKHKALLFIFLFLTVGLGGYIYYNTHILNKTYTEVEIEKMRVDYEKKYKYLEKISQPRIVSSDLNIDIYPKTSGWSVVGIYYLKNKQQKPIDSIIIKYPNNLDGHYSYQKIQLSASGKEIFNDEKVGLKLVKLNKPLQPGDSVAFNFQYKFQPKGFANSETETDVVGNGSFFNSHNLPGLGYDSDTELSENDARKKYGLKPKPRLAKVNDQKARMNNFISNDADWIRFKTQISTDENQIAIAPGYLQKEWKANGRRYFTYKMDSPILNFYAFLSADYQVKKSKWNNVNIEIYYQKGHEYNVGRMISSIQNSLSYYTKNFGPYQHKQVRIIEFPRYASFAQSFPNTIPYSEEIGFLTKVEPNKPEKIDLPFYVTAHEVAHQWWGHQVAGGNVQGSAMMSETFSQYSALMVMEHEYGAQAMRKFLSYELDKYLKGRSQESKSEMPLMLVENQNYIHYNKGSVVMYALKDYLGEAKLNSILKKYLNQTKFQEPPYTNSVEFVNLLKKETPDSLQYLVKDMFENIILYENYVKKLSYKKIGAKYEVKLTVGSAKYRVDGKGKSKKVPVADYIDIAVLGAKSKQFPEGKELIFKKVKMDKPEKTFTFFINEEPLEAGIDPYAKLIDRNTKNNVHDFKSQPAKVNLDEDDKSGGAGMKVTVNTGD; from the coding sequence ATGTTTAAAGAATTATTCTCATTTGAGCTCAGAAACGGTTTCAAAAAATGGAGTACACAGATTTATTTTTTAGTTTTTCTCACATTGGGTGTTCTTGTAGGATTGGGGACTACCGGTGCATTTGATACTTCTACTTCAGATTCCATTCTTATCAAAAATTCTTCTCTTGCAATTGCAAAACTGATTGTTGGGATGAGCGGGAACATTATGGTTCTCATCAATGGTGTTATGATGATCAGTATAATGGCAACTGCCATTCAGAAAGATTATGCCTATAATTTTCACGGCTTGTTGTACACGACTCCCATTACAAAGTCAGGTTATTTTTTTGGAAGATTTTTAGCTAATTTTCTGATATCGGTTTATGTTTTTTCAGGAACGCTCATCGGCTACTTCTTTGGAACTTTGTACGGACTCGGTACTCCGCAGTTAGGCCCGATTGATATCTTCAATTATCTATTGCCTTTTTTGATTTTCACAGTCGTTAATACTTTGATTATCGGTTCTGTTTTTTTCGCATTGACCACCTTTACAAGAAGTACTTTGTCTTCTTATCTTTTCTGCATTATTTTGCTTTTACTTTCGATTTTAAGCGACAGTATTTTATCGGATATTCAAAATAAAAATTTGGCATCACTTATCGATCCGTTCGGAAGTTTTGCATTGAGACAGACCACCGAATATTGGACGCCTTTCGAACAAAATGAAAATGCAGTTCCATTCTCGGGTATTTTGCTTTGGAATCGCTTACTTTGGTTGGGCATTGCGTGTTTATGTGTAGGATTTACTTATTTTAAATTTGATTTTAACCAGTTTCTACAGCCTTTTTCTCTTTTCAAAAAGAAGAAATCAAACTCAGCAGAAGTCATTTATTCCAATTCTGGGAAATCATTGCAGGAAATTCTTACTGTTCAAAAAGATTTTGGATGGATTGCCAAACTGAAAGAGCTGTTCTACCTTTCTTTTTTCGAAGTGAAAAGGATTGTTTACACGCCATTTTTTGGAATTATCAGCTTCATCTTCGGTGTAATGTTAATTGTGCTTTCCAATTTTATGAAATCGATGTATGATGCAGAAGCCATTCCTGTTACGTTTCTGTTGGCAGAATTGGCTGAAGAAGGTCTTTCTTTTTTCCTGCTTTTGTTGATTGTTTTGTTCTCAGGAAATATCGTTTGGAGAGAACGTGAAAATAAAATCGATGAGTTGATTGGCGTAAGTACAGTTTCCAATTTCAACCTGATGTTTTCCAAATTTTTGGGAATGGTTTGGATGGTTGTCATTATGCAGATTTTTTCAAATTTAATCTGTATTGGAATTCAGTTTTACAAAGGGTTTTATGATGTAGAACCATTAATCTATTTGAAATTTAATTTATACAACCTACCTTATTATTTGGTTTTAATAGGTTTCAGTTTGTTTGTTCAATTAATTGTTAACAACAAATATTTTGGGTTTTTCTTAGCCATTTTCCCTGTTGTCTTTCTTCCGATTTTGTATAATTATCTCGAAATTGATGGCATTCTGTACAGCTTCAACTCTAATGGTTCGCAACTTCCCTATTCCGCTTTAAATGGTTTTGGGCAAGTACTTTACAGCTATTTTATTGTGAAATCTTACTGGATTTTGATGATGTTGTTCTTATTATTCATTGCACTTATCGCTTTCCCAAGAGGTAAGGAAAAAGGATTATCTAAAAAATATCTTCTTTCAAAAGCATCATTCAAATTAAAACATAAAGCTTTACTGTTTATATTCCTGTTTTTAACTGTTGGGCTTGGTGGATATATTTATTACAATACCCATATTCTGAACAAAACCTACACCGAAGTTGAAATAGAAAAAATGCGTGTTGATTATGAAAAAAAATATAAATATTTAGAAAAAATCAGCCAGCCGAGAATTGTTTCTTCAGATTTGAATATTGATATTTATCCTAAAACATCTGGCTGGAGTGTAGTTGGAATTTATTACTTAAAAAATAAACAGCAGAAACCCATTGACAGTATTATTATTAAATATCCTAACAACCTCGATGGGCATTATTCTTACCAGAAAATACAATTATCAGCTTCTGGAAAAGAAATTTTTAATGATGAAAAAGTTGGTTTAAAACTTGTAAAGCTCAATAAGCCACTTCAGCCGGGAGATTCTGTTGCTTTTAATTTTCAATATAAATTTCAACCGAAAGGTTTTGCCAACTCCGAGACAGAAACTGATGTGGTTGGAAATGGCTCATTCTTCAATTCTCATAATTTGCCAGGATTAGGATATGATTCAGATACAGAACTTTCTGAAAATGATGCCCGCAAAAAATATGGTTTGAAACCAAAACCGAGATTGGCAAAAGTGAATGACCAAAAAGCGAGAATGAATAATTTCATTTCAAATGATGCCGATTGGATAAGATTTAAAACGCAGATCTCTACAGATGAGAATCAGATTGCGATTGCACCGGGCTATCTTCAAAAAGAATGGAAAGCAAATGGCAGAAGATATTTTACGTATAAAATGGATTCTCCTATTCTCAATTTCTATGCATTCCTTTCCGCAGATTATCAGGTGAAAAAATCAAAATGGAATAATGTAAACATTGAAATTTATTATCAAAAAGGTCACGAATATAATGTTGGTAGAATGATTTCATCTATTCAAAACAGTTTAAGCTATTATACCAAAAACTTTGGGCCTTATCAGCACAAGCAAGTCCGAATTATTGAGTTTCCACGTTATGCTTCATTTGCACAATCTTTTCCTAACACGATTCCATACTCTGAAGAAATTGGATTCCTGACGAAAGTTGAGCCTAATAAACCTGAAAAAATAGACCTTCCTTTCTATGTAACGGCTCACGAAGTGGCGCATCAATGGTGGGGACATCAGGTAGCCGGTGGAAATGTTCAGGGAAGTGCGATGATGTCTGAAACATTTTCACAATATTCTGCTTTGATGGTGATGGAGCACGAATACGGCGCTCAAGCTATGAGAAAATTTCTGAGTTATGAGCTTGATAAATATCTAAAAGGAAGAAGCCAGGAAAGCAAAAGCGAAATGCCTTTGATGTTAGTTGAAAATCAAAACTACATTCATTATAATAAAGGAAGTGTTGTGATGTATGCACTCAAAGATTATTTGGGAGAGGCAAAGCTGAATTCTATTTTGAAAAAATATTTAAATCAAACTAAATTTCAGGAACCACCATACACCAATTCTGTAGAATTTGTAAATCTCCTGAAAAAAGAAACACCAGACAGTCTGCAGTATTTGGTAAAAGATATGTTTGAAAACATTATATTGTATGAAAACTACGTGAAAAAACTTTCCTACAAAAAAATTGGAGCCAAATATGAAGTTAAACTTACCGTAGGAAGTGCCAAATACCGAGTTGACGGAAAAGGAAAATCTAAAAAAGTTCCTGTTGCTGATTACATTGATATTGCTGTTTTAGGTGCAAAATCTAAACAATTTCCGGAAGGAAAAGAACTTATTTTCAAAAAAGTAAAAATGGACAAGCCCGAAAAAACTTTCACGTTCTTTATAAACGAAGAACCTTTGGAAGCAGGAATTGATCCTTACGCCAAGCTTATCGATCGTAATACTAAAAATAACGTCCACGATTTCAAATCTCAACCCGCAAAAGTGAATCTGGATGAAGATGACAAATCTGGAGGAGCAGGAATGAAAGTGACTGTAAATACAGGAGATTAA
- a CDS encoding 5-fold beta-flower protein, translating into MKKTLFICSLLFSLSIVNAQTIESGSRSTTGYIKSGGTIENSSHSTVGYIKNDGTIENKSRSTIGYIKGDGIIENKSRSTVGYVKKDGTVENSSRSTIGYIKDDGTVENSSHSTIGYARGIKKEWAAVTFFFFKLD; encoded by the coding sequence ATGAAAAAAACACTATTCATTTGTTCACTTTTGTTCAGTCTTTCCATTGTAAATGCGCAAACTATAGAATCGGGAAGTCGCAGTACTACAGGTTATATCAAAAGTGGTGGTACGATTGAAAACAGCAGCCATTCTACTGTTGGTTACATTAAAAATGACGGCACAATTGAAAATAAAAGCCGAAGTACGATCGGTTATATCAAAGGCGATGGTATCATCGAAAACAAAAGCCGTTCTACGGTAGGTTACGTTAAAAAAGATGGAACAGTAGAAAACAGCAGTCGCTCAACAATAGGTTATATCAAAGATGATGGAACGGTAGAAAACAGCAGTCACAGTACGATTGGCTATGCAAGAGGAATTAAAAAAGAATGGGCAGCGGTGACTTTTTTCTTCTTTAAATTAGATTAA
- a CDS encoding Hsp20/alpha crystallin family protein, with protein sequence MDLIKWTKNIKPKFPNVIEKFFGKKIDDQASGSEEIASVPAVNINDKGNTFEVSLAVPGMDKKDIKLEVKDNCLVVSSEKQYEKEENEGNWMRREYGYASFQRMFQLPENADPEYIDASMKNGVLKIKVGKIKGKEENKKAIEIK encoded by the coding sequence ATGGACTTAATTAAATGGACAAAAAACATTAAACCAAAATTTCCAAATGTTATTGAGAAATTTTTTGGTAAAAAAATTGACGACCAGGCTTCGGGTTCGGAAGAAATCGCCAGCGTACCCGCAGTGAACATAAACGATAAAGGCAACACCTTTGAGGTTTCTTTAGCCGTGCCGGGAATGGATAAAAAAGACATTAAACTTGAAGTTAAGGACAATTGCTTAGTTGTTTCTTCTGAAAAACAATACGAAAAAGAAGAAAACGAAGGCAACTGGATGCGCCGTGAATATGGTTATGCCTCGTTCCAACGAATGTTTCAATTACCCGAGAATGCCGACCCTGAATATATAGATGCTTCTATGAAAAACGGGGTATTGAAAATAAAAGTTGGTAAAATAAAGGGTAAAGAAGAAAACAAAAAGGCAATAGAAATTAAATAG
- a CDS encoding imm11 family protein codes for MRKIVYYTMKLSTESEIVGTWPQLDVPKNYFKVANNFEILQFREFPSVEPNLDNFIFKRAAKLTDILSSYLPATSIGIFVNQKFKDLIANFYVKNFRFYNCSIITADKDFTKKLAENPYFFLHLIYVNEIVDFSLSVFKDLKTSEIITGNNENQLPMFSSPKKLVLKETPDLFRSPFDVDLLVSQSLKKAIEEANISGVWFEEFTGNEFYTEE; via the coding sequence ATGAGAAAGATAGTTTATTATACAATGAAGTTATCGACGGAAAGCGAAATTGTAGGAACATGGCCACAATTGGATGTCCCAAAGAATTACTTTAAGGTTGCTAACAATTTTGAAATATTACAATTCAGAGAGTTTCCTTCCGTCGAACCAAATCTTGATAATTTTATTTTTAAAAGAGCGGCAAAGCTAACTGATATATTAAGTTCTTATTTACCTGCTACTTCTATAGGTATTTTTGTAAATCAAAAATTTAAAGACTTAATAGCAAATTTTTATGTAAAGAATTTCCGGTTTTACAATTGTTCAATAATTACAGCCGACAAAGATTTTACTAAGAAATTGGCTGAAAATCCTTATTTTTTTCTTCATCTAATATATGTCAATGAGATAGTTGACTTTAGTCTATCGGTATTTAAAGATTTAAAAACGAGTGAAATAATTACTGGTAATAATGAAAATCAGCTACCTATGTTTTCAAGCCCCAAAAAATTAGTATTAAAAGAAACTCCCGATTTATTTCGTTCTCCTTTTGATGTTGATCTTTTAGTTTCACAATCGCTTAAAAAAGCCATAGAAGAAGCTAATATTTCCGGCGTATGGTTTGAGGAATTTACAGGGAATGAATTTTATACAGAAGAATAA
- a CDS encoding Crp/Fnr family transcriptional regulator — MSEKRNISNKLFAELRNRFSNEINSSFEIRTFKKREFIYRKGNKPKGVYFMKYGWVKIFRGGNEGDEVILRMLGHNEFIGYVSLVKDTPYPDNAQALEYCELYFFPRNVFLTLIHENYDFTRSIIQMLCNEIRSSEKKIVNLHSKKIDSRLATLLLDLEQASENSPVHDDSLIRLPKKDLAKIINISPETLSRYLTRFQESGLIKSINGMIELLRKDKLFKISNMND, encoded by the coding sequence ATGAGTGAAAAAAGAAACATATCGAACAAACTTTTTGCAGAGCTTCGCAACCGTTTCAGCAATGAAATAAATAGCTCCTTTGAGATAAGGACTTTTAAAAAAAGAGAATTTATATACAGAAAAGGTAATAAGCCTAAAGGTGTGTATTTTATGAAATATGGGTGGGTTAAAATATTTAGGGGTGGCAATGAAGGTGATGAGGTTATATTGCGGATGCTTGGGCATAACGAATTTATTGGTTATGTATCTTTAGTAAAAGATACACCATACCCTGACAATGCCCAGGCATTAGAATATTGCGAGCTATACTTTTTTCCCCGAAATGTATTCCTCACACTTATACATGAGAACTATGATTTTACCAGGTCAATTATTCAAATGTTGTGTAATGAGATAAGGAGCAGTGAAAAAAAAATTGTGAACCTGCATTCAAAGAAAATTGATTCACGGTTGGCTACTTTATTATTAGATCTCGAACAGGCATCTGAAAATAGCCCTGTGCATGATGACAGCCTGATTCGTTTACCTAAAAAAGATTTGGCTAAAATAATAAACATTAGCCCTGAAACGCTTAGCAGGTATTTAACCAGGTTTCAGGAATCCGGACTTATTAAATCTATAAACGGAATGATTGAACTTTTAAGAAAAGACAAATTATTTAAAATATCAAATATGAACGATTGA
- a CDS encoding YfdX family protein — protein MKILNKILYSFLAIVLLTSCGDKSQNKSEEESVAQTEEIRMEKPIELGMNADSLAGKVQEQAIDAVESLSDQIVAEASEALGQVYVALDALEAKDTKGALVALEKSTGKLNILLARKPDLALVPIDVSVKTVDLVADLETIRHIKRAARKALKEDYFQVLRHELAKLASELQVTKVELPLATFPEAMKSAAALIDKGKTDEAKVVLYTALNTLVISEERIPLPILRAQALIAQAITDDASNEDKKKEVLELLDNAEYQLIMAEELGYGERDREYEEINKTIKELKKSVKDDGDSQALFEKFKTKLADFKKRIAS, from the coding sequence ATGAAAATATTAAATAAAATTCTTTATAGTTTTCTGGCAATAGTTTTACTAACAAGTTGCGGAGATAAAAGCCAAAACAAAAGCGAAGAAGAAAGTGTCGCGCAAACGGAAGAAATCCGAATGGAAAAACCGATTGAATTGGGTATGAATGCCGATTCACTTGCAGGTAAGGTTCAGGAGCAGGCAATTGATGCTGTTGAATCATTGAGTGACCAAATAGTGGCAGAAGCCTCAGAAGCTCTCGGACAAGTTTACGTGGCGCTTGACGCCCTCGAAGCAAAGGATACCAAAGGAGCTCTGGTAGCGCTTGAAAAATCAACCGGCAAGTTAAATATTTTACTGGCCCGTAAACCCGATTTGGCACTGGTACCTATTGACGTATCGGTTAAAACCGTTGACCTGGTGGCCGACCTTGAAACAATCAGGCATATAAAAAGAGCAGCAAGAAAGGCCTTAAAAGAGGACTATTTCCAGGTGTTGCGCCATGAGTTAGCAAAACTGGCCAGTGAATTGCAGGTTACTAAAGTTGAATTACCTTTAGCAACTTTTCCCGAAGCCATGAAATCAGCAGCGGCTTTAATTGACAAAGGGAAAACTGATGAAGCCAAAGTAGTTCTATACACAGCTCTTAACACATTAGTTATAAGCGAAGAACGCATTCCTTTGCCTATACTGAGGGCACAGGCGCTTATCGCTCAGGCCATAACCGATGATGCTTCCAATGAAGACAAAAAGAAAGAGGTACTCGAACTTCTTGACAATGCAGAATACCAGTTAATTATGGCCGAAGAGCTTGGTTATGGCGAACGCGACCGTGAATATGAAGAAATAAACAAAACCATTAAAGAATTGAAAAAATCAGTGAAAGATGATGGTGATTCTCAGGCATTGTTTGAGAAATTTAAAACAAAACTTGCTGATTTTAAGAAAAGAATAGCTTCATAA
- a CDS encoding Hsp20/alpha crystallin family protein — MALVKTNYPLFGNLFDDFFGTELADWRNQNFSATNTTLPKVNIKEDENGFVVEMAAPGMKKGDFKINVDNSLLTISSQKQEEQKEGEGEKYTRREFAYQAFTRSFTLPNSADADKVSASYNDGILTVTIPKKEEAKPKPPKSIEIS; from the coding sequence ATGGCACTAGTAAAAACAAATTATCCACTATTCGGAAATCTTTTTGATGATTTCTTTGGCACCGAATTGGCCGATTGGAGAAACCAAAACTTTTCGGCTACCAACACCACACTTCCTAAAGTAAACATTAAGGAAGACGAAAATGGGTTTGTAGTTGAAATGGCTGCGCCGGGTATGAAAAAAGGCGATTTTAAAATTAATGTTGATAACAGCCTGCTTACAATTTCTTCGCAAAAGCAGGAAGAACAAAAAGAGGGCGAAGGTGAAAAATACACCAGGAGAGAATTTGCCTACCAGGCTTTCACCCGTTCCTTTACCCTGCCCAATAGCGCCGATGCTGATAAAGTCAGCGCTTCTTACAACGATGGTATTTTAACCGTTACTATTCCAAAAAAGGAAGAAGCTAAGCCTAAACCGCCAAAAAGCATTGAAATTTCGTAA
- a CDS encoding SDR family oxidoreductase produces MFARGNPLKNLFGGDFQLSHNYGYTNTVAREVASSGVTVNAICPGIVGTGMWRGEDGRANRTKLEGETEEQSWERNKKFYIPQGVEQTPEDIADGVLYLAGAKHLTGQALAVDGGTTL; encoded by the coding sequence ATTTTTGCGAGAGGGAATCCGCTGAAAAATCTCTTTGGAGGAGATTTTCAGCTATCCCATAACTATGGCTATACCAATACGGTAGCCCGTGAAGTTGCCAGCTCTGGTGTTACGGTTAATGCGATCTGTCCTGGAATCGTAGGGACAGGTATGTGGAGAGGTGAAGACGGAAGGGCAAACAGAACCAAACTGGAAGGCGAAACTGAAGAGCAATCTTGGGAAAGAAACAAAAAGTTTTACATACCTCAAGGCGTAGAGCAAACACCTGAAGACATTGCCGATGGTGTACTATATCTTGCAGGTGCCAAACATTTAACAGGACAGGCACTTGCTGTTGACGGTGGTACAACCTTATAG